One segment of Streptomyces bathyalis DNA contains the following:
- a CDS encoding carbohydrate kinase family protein: MPAPVPAADAAPVAVLGECVADAFVRPPATEAQTPAIGLDVLPGGGPANTAVALARLATPTRFLGRISGDVFGRLFRDHLSGSGVDLSRTVAAREPSTLAVADVDEDGRADYSFHAENTADFQWTPRELAAASDGPLSCLHTGSLALVRPPGGKAVEDLLSDVRERATVSVDPNVRPLLVDPAAYRSALPRWCAAADILRLSDDDLAHLAPGATPEQAAETFHAQGARLVVVTLGADGVFASLDGERLRAPAPPVTVVDSVGAGDSFMAGFLHSLHGAGALGGRLDGLTPEQVAAALDFGARVAAAVCAVRGANPPWAGEV, translated from the coding sequence ATGCCCGCGCCAGTCCCCGCCGCCGACGCCGCCCCCGTCGCCGTGCTCGGCGAATGCGTCGCCGACGCGTTCGTCAGGCCCCCGGCCACGGAGGCGCAGACCCCGGCGATCGGACTGGACGTGCTGCCCGGCGGCGGCCCCGCCAACACCGCGGTCGCACTGGCACGGCTCGCCACCCCCACCCGCTTCCTCGGACGCATCTCCGGGGACGTCTTCGGGCGGCTCTTCCGCGACCATCTGTCCGGCTCCGGCGTCGACTTGAGCCGAACGGTCGCCGCCCGCGAACCCAGCACCCTCGCCGTCGCCGACGTCGACGAGGACGGCCGCGCCGACTACTCCTTCCACGCGGAGAACACCGCCGATTTCCAGTGGACGCCGCGGGAACTCGCCGCCGCGTCCGACGGGCCCCTGTCCTGCCTGCACACCGGTTCCCTGGCGCTCGTACGGCCACCCGGCGGGAAGGCCGTCGAGGACCTGCTGTCGGATGTACGGGAGCGCGCGACCGTGTCGGTCGACCCCAACGTCCGTCCCCTGCTGGTCGATCCGGCCGCCTACCGCAGCGCTCTGCCGCGCTGGTGCGCCGCGGCCGACATCCTGCGCCTGTCCGACGACGACCTCGCGCACCTCGCCCCCGGCGCCACCCCGGAGCAGGCCGCCGAGACCTTCCACGCGCAGGGCGCCCGCCTCGTTGTCGTCACGCTCGGCGCCGACGGCGTCTTCGCCTCCCTCGACGGCGAGCGACTGCGTGCGCCGGCGCCGCCGGTGACCGTCGTGGACTCGGTCGGTGCGGGCGACTCCTTCATGGCCGGCTTCCTCCACTCCCTGCACGGCGCCGGGGCGCTGGGCGGCCGCCTGGACGGCCTCACGCCCGAACAGGTCGCCGCCGCCCTGGACTTCGGCGCCCGCGTGGCCGCGGCGGTGTGCGCGGTCCGGGGGGCGAATCCGCCCTGGGCGGGCGAGGTCTAG
- a CDS encoding MFS transporter, with translation MYAYAFLEDLILLYPVYALLFAEHGLSAAEISTLFIIWSCVTFVVEIPSGLWADVFSRRRLLIVAPLVTGAGYALWTWLPSYPAFAAGFVLWGVGGSLCSGTLQALVYEELERWGKAGSYARLMGRSQALGTTAMMAATALAAPVMHLGGYAAVGSASVAVCLLGALVGRSFPEARGEPGAVRAPEQTATASSEPDTAEHAPGFLTVLRAGLGELRASRSARNAVLLTSAVTGALMIDEYVPLLIGSMDVGDSSVPLLMLLVTAGVAVGGWCAGRGARLLGPALAVAALALAAGALSGPAGAVLLALAFGIFQWAMVTCDAMLQDRVTDRARATVSSVAGFGAEVISVLLCAGYALGSQLWDHSTLFVLSAVPYLLIALALQWHAHARVRNRTRAGEREERRKGSSGRRKSGSGHRVRFPRVDASEQAHTGGRDDG, from the coding sequence CTGTACGCGTACGCGTTCCTCGAAGACCTGATCCTGCTCTACCCGGTCTACGCGCTGCTCTTCGCCGAGCACGGGCTGTCCGCCGCAGAGATCTCGACGCTCTTCATCATCTGGTCGTGCGTGACGTTCGTCGTGGAGATCCCTTCCGGCCTGTGGGCCGACGTCTTCTCCCGCCGCCGGCTGCTGATCGTCGCCCCGCTCGTCACGGGAGCGGGCTACGCGCTGTGGACGTGGCTGCCCTCGTATCCGGCGTTCGCGGCGGGATTCGTGCTGTGGGGCGTGGGCGGTTCGCTGTGCTCGGGGACCCTTCAGGCCCTGGTGTACGAGGAGTTGGAGCGGTGGGGGAAGGCCGGTTCGTACGCGCGGCTCATGGGCCGCTCCCAGGCGCTGGGCACCACGGCGATGATGGCGGCGACGGCCCTGGCCGCGCCCGTGATGCACCTCGGCGGCTACGCGGCCGTGGGGTCGGCGAGCGTCGCGGTCTGTCTGCTCGGCGCTCTCGTCGGCCGGTCCTTCCCGGAGGCCCGTGGCGAGCCTGGTGCGGTACGAGCGCCTGAGCAGACGGCGACCGCTTCCAGCGAGCCGGACACCGCAGAGCATGCGCCCGGCTTCCTCACGGTGCTCCGCGCCGGCCTCGGAGAGCTGCGCGCCTCGCGCTCGGCCCGTAACGCCGTGCTGCTGACCTCGGCGGTGACGGGTGCCCTGATGATCGACGAGTACGTGCCGCTGCTGATCGGTTCCATGGACGTCGGCGACTCGTCCGTACCGCTGCTGATGCTGCTCGTGACGGCCGGCGTCGCCGTGGGCGGCTGGTGCGCCGGGCGAGGCGCCCGCCTGCTGGGCCCGGCCCTGGCGGTTGCCGCACTGGCGCTGGCGGCGGGCGCGTTGAGCGGTCCCGCGGGTGCGGTGCTGCTCGCGCTCGCCTTCGGCATCTTCCAGTGGGCGATGGTCACGTGCGACGCGATGCTTCAGGACCGCGTCACCGACCGTGCCCGCGCCACGGTCAGCTCCGTCGCCGGCTTCGGTGCCGAGGTCATCTCGGTGCTGCTGTGCGCCGGTTACGCCCTGGGCTCGCAACTGTGGGATCACAGCACGTTGTTCGTCCTGTCGGCCGTGCCGTATCTGCTGATCGCGCTCGCGCTGCAGTGGCACGCGCATGCGCGGGTCCGCAACCGGACGCGGGCTGGGGAGCGTGAGGAGCGCCGGAAGGGGAGTTCAGGCCGGAGGAAATCAGGCTCCGGGCATCGTGTCCGATTTCCGCGAGTGGACGCCTCGGAGCAGGCGCACACTGGGGGACGTGATGACGGATGA
- a CDS encoding helix-turn-helix domain-containing protein: MHPPISFNARAARTMRERLGMAPGHVAYGMRASYGMSHVSPDHITAWERGDAFPNANEVTALAGALWCHPGELMGRPRTLLEHRLARGMSADDVARLIGLDLDAYRRMEESGRWTGDKRQSANLGSLFKLPPRDFIAVTGQEEELARLLTEAVNTRWQAHVRAIAKLVAIDRKELQEPLRDMQQEYQGLMAATLGRASSNATAEEGRRFMEEIVERFWARLPEH, translated from the coding sequence GTGCATCCACCGATCTCCTTCAACGCGCGCGCCGCCCGAACCATGCGCGAGAGACTGGGGATGGCCCCTGGCCACGTCGCTTACGGCATGCGCGCCTCCTACGGCATGAGTCACGTCAGCCCCGACCACATAACCGCATGGGAACGCGGCGACGCCTTCCCGAACGCCAACGAGGTGACAGCCCTGGCCGGCGCCTTGTGGTGCCATCCCGGCGAACTCATGGGCCGGCCCCGTACGTTGCTCGAACACCGGCTCGCCCGCGGCATGTCCGCCGACGACGTCGCCCGTCTCATCGGCCTCGACCTCGATGCGTACCGGCGCATGGAGGAATCGGGCCGTTGGACGGGTGACAAACGGCAGTCCGCCAACCTCGGCAGCCTCTTCAAGCTTCCGCCACGTGACTTCATCGCGGTCACCGGTCAGGAGGAGGAGCTCGCCCGTCTCCTCACCGAAGCCGTCAACACCCGCTGGCAGGCTCACGTCCGCGCCATCGCCAAGCTGGTCGCCATCGATCGCAAGGAGCTCCAGGAACCCCTGCGGGACATGCAGCAGGAGTACCAGGGGCTCATGGCCGCCACCCTCGGCCGGGCCAGCAGCAACGCCACCGCCGAGGAAGGGCGCCGCTTCATGGAGGAGATCGTCGAGCGCTTCTGGGCGCGGCTCCCCGAACACTGA
- the rsgA gene encoding ribosome small subunit-dependent GTPase A — MRRYGWDSRVADAFAPYEDEGLLPGRIVRVDRGLCDAVTAEGVVRAGTAPVATSDPTRTVCTGDWAALSTGTARDGSGAQAGPGGMPEVRAVLPRRTAFVRSTSSNRSEGQVLAANVDIALIAVSLAEELELARVERFVALAWTSGARPLIVLTKADLVGDAGTLAQLAADVEASAPGVEVLAVSATEEEGLEALTAVVGGGTCVLLGRSGAGKSTLANALLGEEAQDVRAIRDSDGKGRHTTTTRDLLPLPGPAGGVLIDTPGLRGVGLWDAEAGVGSTFSEIEALAEECRFHDCRHESEPGCAVLAAVDDGTLPQRRLESYRKLLRENARIAARTDARLRAEQKRRFKEMSAEGRYNAERKRGPRRKP; from the coding sequence CTGCGGCGCTACGGCTGGGACAGCCGCGTCGCCGACGCCTTCGCCCCCTACGAGGACGAGGGCCTGCTTCCCGGGCGCATCGTCCGCGTCGACCGCGGGCTGTGCGACGCCGTCACCGCCGAGGGCGTCGTACGCGCCGGCACCGCCCCCGTCGCGACCAGCGATCCGACCCGGACCGTCTGCACCGGCGACTGGGCCGCGCTGAGCACGGGCACCGCACGGGACGGCTCCGGAGCACAGGCAGGACCGGGCGGCATGCCGGAGGTGCGGGCGGTGCTCCCGCGGCGAACCGCCTTCGTGCGCTCGACGTCCAGTAACCGCTCCGAGGGCCAGGTCCTCGCCGCCAACGTGGACATCGCCCTCATCGCCGTGTCGCTCGCGGAAGAACTCGAACTCGCCCGCGTCGAGCGGTTCGTGGCGCTGGCGTGGACGAGCGGCGCCCGGCCGCTGATCGTCCTGACGAAGGCCGATCTCGTCGGGGACGCGGGAACGCTGGCCCAACTCGCCGCCGACGTCGAGGCGTCGGCGCCCGGCGTCGAGGTGCTGGCCGTCAGCGCCACCGAGGAGGAGGGGCTCGAAGCACTGACCGCGGTCGTCGGCGGCGGGACGTGCGTACTGCTGGGCCGGTCCGGCGCGGGCAAGTCCACCCTGGCCAACGCGCTGCTGGGGGAGGAGGCGCAGGACGTACGGGCCATCCGCGACAGCGACGGCAAGGGCCGGCACACCACGACCACCCGCGATCTGCTGCCGCTGCCCGGGCCGGCGGGCGGCGTGCTCATCGACACCCCGGGTCTGCGCGGTGTCGGCCTGTGGGACGCGGAGGCCGGCGTCGGCAGCACCTTCTCCGAGATCGAAGCGCTCGCCGAGGAGTGCCGCTTCCACGACTGCCGGCACGAGTCCGAGCCCGGCTGCGCGGTGCTCGCCGCCGTCGACGACGGCACGTTGCCGCAGCGCCGCCTGGAGAGCTATCGCAAGCTGCTCCGCGAGAACGCCCGCATCGCCGCCCGTACCGACGCGCGGCTGAGGGCAGAGCAGAAGCGGCGGTTCAAGGAGATGTCGGCGGAGGGACGGTACAACGCGGAACGCAAACGCGGACCACGGCGCAAGCCCTGA
- a CDS encoding ABC-ATPase domain-containing protein, whose translation MPREQGRGPGGHRAHRGARSSRGGPYARREGHGPHARPAGGPPGRPGPGGGTGARGPRGDGDSHTHGTPRAGLEQQLARLEGASYGRYKGLVGTWEMPGAETTGESLRLVRGQSDPFAPPARVAVRVPAERAGFPSALWSTPVRRRALASFLARRAAQVAAGERALRIDAGGQEVLDRGSCQVSADDGAVTLRFGLALPGHGRRIDARTAQRLLCRLVPDIAERALRYVSLDAAAVDEFVETVEDSDALREALPGLGLVAFVADGAVLPRGSGVDDRPAKGEGVVPFSSPGGMRVTVRLPNAGNVTGMGLGEGVSLIVGGGFHGKSTLLRALETGIWDHVPGDGRELVVSRPETVKLRAEDGRRVERVDVHAFVGHLPDGSDTTDFSTDNASGSTSQAASLCEAVEAGARVLLIDEDTAATNLMIRDARMQALVAKEREPLTPLVDSVRSLHRDHGVSTVLVMGGSGDYLEVADLVLMMDAYRPSDVTERAREVASVPTGRHAEAESFPPVVHRSPDPASLEPESRGRRRVRSRGEDALTFGEHEVDLRSVEQIADSRQVAGIGLALDLMVRRGHVDGTRTLAEALDLLDADLASAGADALLAVRDEDFAVPRRFETAAALNRVRGLRVRRAASMPGASTERPG comes from the coding sequence GTGCCACGTGAGCAAGGCCGCGGCCCCGGCGGCCACCGGGCGCACCGCGGAGCGCGAAGCAGCCGCGGCGGACCGTACGCCCGGCGCGAGGGACACGGACCGCACGCCCGGCCGGCGGGGGGTCCGCCCGGGCGGCCAGGTCCAGGGGGAGGCACCGGCGCCCGTGGTCCGCGCGGGGACGGCGACTCGCACACCCACGGAACTCCGCGCGCCGGGCTGGAGCAGCAACTCGCGCGCCTGGAGGGCGCCTCGTACGGCAGGTACAAGGGCCTCGTCGGTACATGGGAGATGCCGGGCGCGGAGACGACCGGGGAGAGCCTGCGGCTCGTGCGCGGCCAGTCCGACCCCTTCGCGCCGCCGGCCCGCGTGGCCGTGCGGGTGCCCGCGGAGCGTGCCGGTTTCCCGTCCGCGCTGTGGAGCACGCCGGTCCGCCGCCGCGCCCTCGCGAGCTTCCTCGCGCGCCGCGCGGCCCAGGTCGCGGCCGGTGAGCGGGCGTTGCGGATCGACGCGGGCGGCCAGGAGGTGCTCGACCGTGGCTCGTGCCAGGTCTCGGCCGATGACGGCGCGGTGACGCTCCGGTTCGGTCTCGCGCTCCCCGGTCACGGCCGCCGCATCGACGCCCGAACCGCGCAGCGGCTGCTGTGCCGGCTCGTGCCGGACATCGCCGAACGTGCGCTGCGGTACGTGTCGCTGGACGCGGCGGCCGTGGACGAGTTCGTGGAGACGGTCGAGGACTCCGACGCGCTCCGCGAGGCGCTGCCCGGACTCGGTCTGGTCGCGTTCGTCGCCGACGGAGCGGTGCTGCCGCGGGGCAGCGGCGTGGACGACCGCCCGGCGAAGGGCGAGGGTGTCGTGCCGTTCTCCTCGCCCGGGGGGATGCGGGTGACGGTCCGGCTGCCGAACGCGGGCAACGTGACCGGCATGGGGCTGGGCGAGGGCGTGAGCCTGATCGTCGGCGGCGGCTTCCACGGGAAGTCCACGTTGCTGCGCGCCCTGGAGACGGGCATCTGGGACCACGTGCCGGGCGACGGACGTGAACTCGTCGTCTCACGCCCTGAGACGGTGAAGCTGCGTGCCGAGGACGGGCGGCGCGTGGAGCGGGTGGATGTGCACGCTTTCGTGGGCCATCTCCCGGACGGCTCCGACACCACCGACTTCTCGACCGACAACGCCTCCGGCTCCACCTCACAAGCGGCGTCCCTGTGCGAGGCCGTCGAGGCGGGAGCGCGGGTGCTGCTCATCGACGAGGACACCGCGGCGACCAACCTGATGATCCGTGACGCCCGCATGCAGGCCCTGGTGGCCAAGGAACGTGAGCCGCTGACGCCGCTGGTGGACTCCGTGCGCTCCCTCCACCGCGACCACGGCGTCTCGACGGTGCTGGTCATGGGCGGCTCCGGCGACTATCTGGAGGTCGCCGACCTCGTGCTGATGATGGACGCCTACCGGCCCTCCGACGTCACGGAACGCGCGCGCGAGGTCGCCTCCGTACCCACGGGACGGCACGCCGAGGCCGAGAGCTTCCCGCCCGTGGTGCACCGCAGCCCCGACCCGGCGTCGCTGGAACCGGAGTCGCGCGGGCGCAGGCGCGTGCGCTCGCGCGGCGAGGACGCGCTGACGTTCGGGGAGCACGAGGTCGATCTGCGCTCCGTCGAGCAGATCGCGGACTCCCGTCAGGTCGCGGGGATCGGCCTCGCGCTCGACCTGATGGTGCGCCGCGGGCACGTGGACGGCACGCGTACGCTCGCGGAAGCGCTGGACCTGCTCGACGCCGATCTGGCGTCGGCGGGCGCGGACGCGCTGCTGGCCGTGCGGGACGAGGACTTCGCCGTCCCGCGCCGCTTCGAGACGGCGGCGGCACTCAACCGTGTGCGCGGTCTGCGCGTCCGCAGAGCGGCAAGCATGCCTGGAGCGAGTACGGAGAGACCGGGTTGA
- a CDS encoding YihY/virulence factor BrkB family protein, whose product MQPADETPPRQGGRFRRVRVIYRNVPKRKMTWLLLKDTVNSCMEYRVLGLAAEAAFFTLISIPPLLLGLIGLLGYLDAWIGTDTIASIRQNFLDASAAVLSDRGVRQLARPLIDDVIRGGRPDVISLGFALALWSGSRAVNVFIDTITVMYGLDGQRGIVKTRLLAFLLYLVALLVGAVALPLMVAGPEAVVRLVPQAQWAVTAFYWPTVLLLSVAFLTTLYHVSVPVRSPWREDIPGALVALVMWVLGSVLLRLYITNTVEGPTIYGSLAAPVAVLLWIGVSAFAVLVGAAVNAAIDHVWPSVATAAARRMNERAREEAAAEVVAAAAARRAMRSAESTGGDDESDAPAEFPERWTKFIPHADFRARLRSRRHR is encoded by the coding sequence GTGCAGCCAGCCGACGAAACCCCACCGCGCCAGGGCGGACGCTTCCGCAGGGTGCGCGTCATCTACAGGAACGTACCGAAACGCAAGATGACGTGGCTGTTGCTCAAGGACACCGTCAACTCGTGCATGGAGTACCGGGTGCTCGGCCTCGCGGCCGAGGCGGCGTTCTTCACCCTGATCTCCATCCCGCCGCTGCTCCTGGGCCTCATCGGCCTGCTGGGCTATCTGGACGCCTGGATCGGCACCGACACCATCGCCTCGATCAGGCAGAACTTCCTGGACGCCTCCGCCGCGGTGCTCTCCGACCGCGGGGTGCGGCAGCTGGCCCGGCCCCTGATCGACGACGTCATCCGCGGCGGGCGGCCCGACGTGATCTCTCTCGGGTTCGCGCTGGCGCTGTGGTCCGGGTCGCGTGCCGTGAACGTCTTCATCGACACCATCACGGTGATGTACGGGCTGGACGGGCAGCGCGGCATCGTCAAGACCCGGCTGCTGGCCTTTCTGCTCTACCTCGTGGCCCTCCTCGTCGGCGCCGTCGCGCTGCCGCTGATGGTGGCGGGGCCCGAGGCCGTGGTGCGGCTCGTCCCGCAGGCGCAGTGGGCGGTCACCGCCTTCTACTGGCCCACGGTGCTGCTGCTGTCGGTGGCCTTCCTCACTACGCTCTACCACGTGTCCGTGCCCGTGCGTTCGCCGTGGCGGGAGGACATCCCTGGCGCGCTCGTGGCGCTGGTGATGTGGGTGCTCGGCAGCGTGCTGCTGCGCCTCTACATCACCAACACCGTCGAAGGGCCCACGATCTACGGGTCGCTGGCCGCCCCGGTCGCCGTGCTCCTGTGGATCGGTGTCTCCGCGTTCGCCGTGCTGGTGGGCGCGGCCGTCAACGCGGCGATCGACCACGTCTGGCCGTCCGTCGCGACGGCCGCGGCCCGGCGCATGAACGAGCGGGCGCGTGAGGAGGCCGCCGCGGAGGTCGTCGCGGCGGCGGCCGCGCGGCGCGCGATGCGCAGCGCGGAGAGCACGGGCGGCGACGACGAGTCGGACGCGCCCGCGGAGTTCCCCGAGCGCTGGACGAAGTTCATCCCGCACGCCGACTTCCGGGCCCGGCTGCGTTCACGCCGCCACCGCTGA
- a CDS encoding acyl-CoA dehydrogenase family protein, with protein sequence MPASTHTVTNQPPPLVDYDIFAADPALTEAVDRHASPAHSEAVRAELSELGLGAGSAEVQEWGRQANEVPPVLRTHDRYGNRIDEVDFHPAWHRLMDRAVGAGLTDAWSRPDGQLRRTAGFFVWSQVEAGHGCPVSMTHAAVPALRREPDVAAEWEPLLSSHVYEPGLDRPARAKAGAIAGMGMTEKQGGSDVRANTTVAVPLTGDGAGSGEYTLRGHKWFCSAPMSDVFLVLAQVTGEGGGDGGEEGLTCFLVPRVLPDGSRNTFRIQRLKDKLGNRSNASSEVEFDGTTWARRVGEVGRGVATIIEMVAATRLDCVTGSASLMRQAVAQATHHAAHRSAFGGLLSEKPLMQNVLADLALESEAATALTMRLASAFDAAHGGGEDAEQERQLLRLALPAAKYWVTKRATPVAGEALECLGGNGYVEESGMPRLLREAPLNSIWEGSGNVQALDLLRALQRSPEALNAFLVETGHARGADHRLDAAMKDLLTELSDLEGIEGRARRLVERMAQVLQGSLLVRYAPAAVADAYCASRLGGDWGAAFGTLPRTLDLAAIADRARPAVP encoded by the coding sequence ATGCCAGCCTCGACTCACACCGTGACCAATCAGCCGCCGCCCCTTGTCGACTACGACATCTTCGCGGCGGACCCCGCCCTCACCGAGGCGGTCGACCGGCACGCCTCGCCCGCGCACTCCGAGGCCGTGCGTGCCGAACTGAGCGAGCTGGGCCTCGGCGCCGGTTCCGCGGAGGTCCAGGAGTGGGGCAGGCAGGCCAACGAGGTGCCGCCCGTGCTGCGTACGCACGACCGCTACGGCAACCGCATCGACGAGGTCGACTTCCACCCCGCCTGGCACCGGCTGATGGACCGTGCCGTCGGTGCGGGCCTGACCGACGCCTGGTCACGGCCGGACGGCCAACTGCGGCGTACCGCGGGCTTCTTCGTGTGGAGCCAGGTCGAGGCGGGTCACGGCTGCCCGGTCTCGATGACGCACGCGGCGGTGCCGGCCCTGCGCAGGGAGCCCGATGTGGCCGCCGAGTGGGAGCCGCTGCTCTCCTCGCACGTCTACGAGCCGGGGCTGGACCGTCCGGCTCGGGCGAAGGCCGGTGCCATCGCCGGGATGGGCATGACCGAGAAGCAGGGTGGCAGCGACGTACGGGCCAACACGACGGTCGCCGTGCCGCTGACGGGCGACGGCGCCGGGAGCGGCGAGTACACGCTCCGCGGCCACAAGTGGTTCTGCTCGGCACCGATGTCCGACGTCTTCCTGGTGCTGGCACAGGTCACCGGTGAGGGCGGCGGAGACGGCGGCGAGGAGGGGCTGACGTGCTTCCTGGTGCCGCGAGTGCTGCCCGACGGGTCACGCAACACCTTCCGCATCCAGCGCCTGAAGGACAAGCTCGGCAACCGCTCGAACGCCTCCAGCGAGGTCGAGTTCGACGGGACGACGTGGGCGCGGCGCGTGGGCGAGGTGGGCCGTGGCGTGGCCACGATCATCGAGATGGTCGCCGCGACGCGTCTGGACTGCGTGACCGGTTCGGCCTCGCTGATGCGTCAGGCCGTCGCGCAGGCCACCCACCATGCCGCGCACCGCAGCGCGTTCGGCGGCCTGCTGTCGGAGAAGCCGCTGATGCAGAACGTGCTGGCGGACCTGGCGCTGGAGTCCGAGGCTGCGACGGCACTCACGATGCGCCTCGCCTCGGCCTTCGACGCGGCACACGGCGGCGGTGAGGACGCCGAGCAGGAGCGGCAGCTGCTGCGCCTTGCCCTGCCGGCGGCGAAGTACTGGGTGACCAAGCGCGCGACGCCGGTCGCGGGTGAGGCGCTGGAGTGCCTCGGCGGCAACGGGTACGTCGAGGAGTCGGGGATGCCCAGGCTCCTGCGTGAGGCGCCGCTCAACTCGATCTGGGAGGGCTCGGGCAACGTCCAGGCACTCGACCTGCTGCGTGCGCTCCAGCGGTCGCCGGAGGCGCTGAACGCCTTCCTCGTCGAGACCGGGCACGCGCGCGGCGCGGACCACCGGCTGGACGCGGCGATGAAGGACCTGCTGACCGAGCTGTCGGACCTGGAGGGCATCGAGGGCCGCGCCCGTCGCCTCGTGGAGCGCATGGCACAGGTCCTGCAGGGCTCGCTGCTGGTGCGGTACGCGCCCGCGGCCGTCGCCGACGCGTACTGCGCCTCGCGCCTCGGCGGCGACTGGGGAGCGGCCTTCGGCACGCTGCCACGCACGCTGGACCTCGCCGCGATCGCCGACCGGGCCCGGCCGGCGGTGCCGTAA
- a CDS encoding NCS2 family permease: protein MQTNTHRPPAAPHTGAGGPIDRFFRISERGSTFNREIRGGFATFFTMAYILVLNPIILGSAEDKFGNQLDGAQLATATALVAGVMTLIMGVGGNLPLALATGLGINVIVAFQVAPLMHWEDAMGLIVVEGVLISILVLTGLREAVMHAIPQPLKQAISVGIGLFIAFIGFVDAGFVTRIPDAAKTTVPVQLGTGTLTGWPMLVFCLGVLVTIVLVARKIKGAILISIILMTVVAIVINEFAKVKNWGVTSPTLPDNPVAAPDFGLIGAFDIFGAFGQVGILTVVLLVFALILSDFFDTMGTIVGVTAEAGLLDERGQVPGLGRVLLIDGAAAVAGGASSASSATTYIESAAGVGEGARTGFSSLITGGLFGLALFLTPVLTIVPLQAASPALVVVGFLMMTQVKHIDWDRYELAIPAFLTIAVMPFTYSITNGIGAGFIAYVVIKSFMGKAREIHWLLWGSAALFLIYFAIEPVKSLLGAQ, encoded by the coding sequence ATGCAGACGAACACGCATCGCCCACCCGCGGCGCCGCACACCGGAGCCGGGGGCCCCATCGACCGGTTCTTCCGGATCAGCGAACGCGGTTCGACGTTCAACCGGGAGATACGCGGCGGGTTCGCCACGTTCTTCACGATGGCCTACATCCTCGTGCTGAACCCGATCATCCTGGGCAGCGCGGAGGACAAGTTCGGCAACCAGCTGGACGGAGCCCAACTGGCCACCGCCACCGCCCTGGTGGCCGGCGTGATGACCCTGATCATGGGCGTCGGCGGCAACCTGCCGCTCGCCCTGGCCACCGGTCTGGGCATCAACGTCATCGTCGCCTTCCAGGTCGCTCCCCTCATGCACTGGGAAGACGCGATGGGCCTCATCGTGGTCGAGGGCGTGCTGATCAGCATCCTGGTGCTGACAGGTCTGCGCGAGGCCGTCATGCACGCCATCCCGCAACCTCTCAAGCAGGCGATCAGCGTCGGCATCGGCCTGTTCATCGCCTTCATCGGCTTCGTGGACGCCGGCTTCGTCACCCGCATCCCGGACGCCGCGAAGACCACCGTCCCCGTTCAGCTCGGCACCGGCACCCTCACCGGCTGGCCCATGCTGGTCTTCTGCCTCGGCGTGCTCGTGACGATCGTGCTCGTCGCCCGCAAGATCAAGGGCGCGATCCTCATCAGCATCATCCTGATGACCGTCGTCGCCATCGTCATCAACGAGTTCGCCAAGGTGAAGAACTGGGGTGTCACCTCCCCGACCCTGCCCGACAACCCCGTCGCCGCCCCCGACTTCGGGCTCATCGGCGCCTTCGACATCTTCGGCGCGTTCGGCCAGGTCGGCATACTGACGGTCGTCCTGCTCGTCTTCGCCCTGATCCTGTCCGACTTCTTCGACACCATGGGCACGATCGTCGGCGTCACCGCCGAGGCCGGACTCCTCGACGAGCGCGGCCAGGTCCCCGGTCTGGGCCGCGTCCTGCTCATCGACGGTGCGGCCGCGGTCGCCGGCGGCGCCTCATCGGCCTCGTCCGCCACCACCTACATCGAATCCGCGGCAGGTGTGGGCGAAGGCGCACGGACCGGCTTCTCCAGCCTCATCACAGGAGGCCTGTTCGGTCTCGCCCTCTTCCTCACCCCGGTCCTGACCATCGTGCCCCTCCAGGCGGCGTCCCCGGCGCTCGTCGTGGTCGGCTTCCTGATGATGACCCAGGTCAAGCACATCGACTGGGACCGCTACGAACTCGCCATCCCCGCCTTCCTGACCATCGCGGTCATGCCGTTCACGTACTCCATCACCAACGGCATCGGCGCCGGCTTCATCGCGTACGTGGTGATCAAGTCGTTCATGGGCAAGGCCCGCGAGATCCACTGGCTGCTGTGGGGCAGCGCCGCGCTGTTCCTCATCTACTTCGCCATCGAGCCGGTGAAGTCCCTCCTCGGCGCGCAGTAA